A genome region from Geobacter pickeringii includes the following:
- a CDS encoding PKD domain-containing protein, whose protein sequence is MITLWVVAVVLLAGPLGGHEALALTAADCKTCHTGDPVTGSMAPTHHALIQTKGLSCYAGGTTTGCHNLLSNGSGGFTIEVVHDCIVCHGQKDHLAQHNMLSTAADCVLCHTQTPVAEHLSRTSTCFTCHNSTKPEVQSTIAAGKAGTPVTCINCHGAINHIAQHDKVTTPADCLSCHNQGVVYEHINRHSTCATCHSSTNATVQQTIAAGRAGTTVFCTSCHGAVNHIAQHDKVQTAPECAQCHTKTVLDEHLTRTSTCSTCHSSSRIDVQNTIAAGRAGTVVTCVNCHGQYNHPTAHTGKVNVPYADCSGCHTAPLTDLHARRGFQCAACHASSNTAVTATVQKGLGGQPVVCADCHSSIGGFGNHAGQHDMVTLPAGSPGFIQEHEAKNVYCVACHSYAGTALDKATVATAINNGMKGVAQSCNSCHPGYGNQPPVASAGPDQTVAVNQSVSFSGAGSSDPDGTIVSYAWSFGDGTTASGVSATKTYTAAGTYTVTLTVTDNVGATATDTALVTVQAQAGSIFSDEVLYLQRLNSVTSSDSNSQNITTVFQDGNLTDRYLLQNTSGSSSVVSMKLNRDALGASKVILRLYVSSISSSRTIKVYPYQSNGTSVNTSYSASATTSTTGWVAIDVTSIAQRMNGYGWMKFRVTTSGTLYAAEGAFQVQ, encoded by the coding sequence ATGATCACCCTTTGGGTCGTGGCCGTGGTGCTTCTGGCTGGCCCTCTGGGGGGGCATGAAGCGCTTGCCCTCACGGCGGCGGATTGCAAGACGTGCCATACCGGCGATCCCGTAACGGGAAGCATGGCTCCCACGCACCACGCCCTGATCCAGACCAAGGGACTCTCGTGTTACGCGGGAGGAACCACGACGGGGTGTCATAACCTGCTTTCCAACGGAAGCGGCGGCTTCACCATCGAGGTGGTTCACGACTGCATCGTCTGCCACGGTCAGAAGGACCACCTGGCCCAGCACAACATGCTTTCCACGGCCGCCGATTGCGTCCTCTGCCACACTCAGACGCCGGTGGCCGAGCACCTGAGCCGGACTTCGACCTGCTTCACCTGCCATAACAGCACGAAACCGGAGGTCCAGAGTACGATCGCGGCCGGCAAGGCCGGCACTCCGGTCACCTGCATCAACTGTCACGGTGCGATCAACCATATTGCCCAGCACGACAAGGTGACGACTCCGGCAGACTGCCTCTCCTGCCATAATCAGGGAGTTGTCTACGAGCATATCAACCGTCATTCCACCTGTGCCACCTGCCATTCGAGCACCAACGCCACGGTGCAGCAGACCATCGCGGCGGGCCGGGCGGGAACCACGGTCTTCTGTACCAGCTGTCACGGCGCGGTCAACCACATCGCCCAGCACGACAAGGTGCAGACTGCCCCCGAATGTGCCCAGTGCCACACGAAGACCGTCCTTGACGAGCACCTCACCCGCACGTCCACCTGCAGTACCTGCCACTCCAGTTCCCGGATTGACGTCCAGAACACCATCGCCGCAGGCCGCGCCGGCACGGTGGTCACCTGTGTGAACTGCCACGGCCAGTACAACCACCCGACGGCGCACACAGGGAAGGTGAATGTTCCCTACGCCGACTGCAGTGGCTGCCACACGGCTCCCCTGACCGATCTTCACGCCCGGCGGGGCTTCCAGTGCGCCGCCTGCCACGCCAGCAGCAACACGGCGGTGACCGCGACGGTCCAGAAGGGGCTTGGCGGACAGCCGGTCGTCTGCGCCGACTGCCACAGCTCCATCGGCGGCTTCGGCAATCACGCCGGCCAGCATGACATGGTCACGCTCCCCGCCGGCTCCCCCGGCTTCATCCAGGAGCACGAGGCCAAGAACGTTTACTGCGTGGCATGTCACAGCTACGCAGGGACCGCCCTGGACAAGGCGACCGTCGCCACCGCCATCAACAACGGGATGAAAGGTGTCGCCCAAAGCTGCAATTCGTGCCACCCTGGCTACGGCAACCAGCCTCCGGTGGCCAGCGCCGGTCCTGACCAGACCGTGGCGGTGAACCAGAGCGTCAGCTTCTCCGGCGCCGGTTCCAGCGACCCCGACGGCACCATCGTCTCCTACGCCTGGAGCTTCGGTGACGGCACCACCGCCAGCGGCGTCAGCGCCACCAAGACCTACACTGCTGCCGGCACCTACACGGTGACCCTCACCGTCACCGACAACGTCGGCGCCACCGCCACCGACACGGCGCTCGTCACGGTCCAGGCCCAGGCCGGATCGATATTCTCCGACGAGGTACTGTACCTGCAGCGGCTCAACAGCGTAACCTCTTCTGACAGCAACAGCCAGAACATCACCACCGTCTTCCAGGACGGCAACCTGACCGACCGGTATCTGCTGCAGAACACCAGCGGGAGCAGCTCCGTCGTGTCGATGAAGCTCAACCGCGATGCCCTGGGCGCCAGCAAGGTGATCCTGCGGCTCTACGTGTCGTCCATAAGCTCGTCGCGGACGATCAAGGTCTACCCGTACCAGTCCAACGGCACGTCGGTGAACACCAGCTACTCCGCGAGCGCCACGACGAGCACCACGGGATGGGTGGCAATCGACGTTACCTCCATCGCCCAGCGGATGAACGGCTACGGCTGGATGAAGTTCCGCGTCACCACCTCGGGCACCCTCTACGCTGCCGAGGGCGCCTTCCAGGTACAATAG
- the ccsA gene encoding cytochrome c biogenesis protein CcsA: MTNDFILVTAIHWAAVVIYVVAAVANTWGVVFSKERPERISYRIAGAGLVVHGVALGIWWRAVGHGPYITRHEVLSSMAFMMVAFFLVAARSLPRIRPASILVFPAAFLFVALSIFMSPTVAKLPPTLRSIWLVLHVSFYKIALAPMLVTLAFSIFYLLKRRKSAPWLDRLPDPETMDLLAGRFAGFGFVFWGIGMLAGSIWAYQSWGRFWAWDPIETWSLITWIAFGIHLHLRRFFRFTGEKSAFFFIFCFTLSLMALFFTPLIGASIHSEYFK; this comes from the coding sequence ATGACCAATGATTTCATCCTCGTCACCGCCATCCACTGGGCCGCCGTCGTCATCTACGTCGTTGCCGCCGTCGCCAATACCTGGGGGGTCGTCTTTTCCAAGGAGCGCCCCGAGAGGATCAGCTACCGCATCGCCGGGGCGGGACTGGTGGTGCACGGGGTGGCCCTCGGCATCTGGTGGCGGGCGGTGGGGCACGGTCCCTACATCACCCGCCACGAGGTCCTCTCCTCCATGGCGTTCATGATGGTGGCGTTCTTTCTGGTGGCGGCCCGCTCCCTCCCGCGCATCAGGCCGGCGAGCATCCTCGTCTTTCCGGCGGCGTTCCTCTTCGTGGCGCTCAGCATCTTCATGAGTCCCACGGTGGCGAAGCTGCCGCCGACGCTCCGGAGCATCTGGCTCGTGCTCCATGTCTCCTTTTACAAGATCGCCCTCGCCCCCATGCTGGTGACCCTGGCGTTCTCCATCTTCTACCTCCTGAAGCGGCGTAAGTCGGCGCCGTGGCTCGACCGGCTCCCCGACCCGGAAACGATGGATCTCCTGGCCGGCCGCTTCGCCGGCTTCGGCTTCGTTTTCTGGGGGATCGGGATGCTGGCGGGGAGCATCTGGGCCTACCAGTCGTGGGGGCGCTTCTGGGCCTGGGACCCGATCGAGACCTGGTCCCTCATCACCTGGATCGCCTTCGGGATCCATCTCCACCTGCGCCGTTTCTTCCGGTTCACGGGGGAGAAGTCGGCCTTCTTCTTCATCTTCTGCTTCACTCTCTCGCTTATGGCGCTCTTTTTCACGCCGCTCATCGGGGCGTCGATCCATTCGGAATACTTCAAGTAG
- a CDS encoding cytochrome c biogenesis protein ResB codes for MKSLKRFFLSRSTVITLIILMLCVVLTGYFIPQRFLTTPPELEKWRLAHPAFATTVRWFALDHVYTSPWFALLLLLFFASLSLSTVEQFRAAYRRTFSPAGGAVRESRWPLPGPRWRLRSGGWGIFRSVPAVSASSVIPGGTGEIFCFTWGSPFPSWHR; via the coding sequence ATGAAATCCCTCAAACGTTTTTTCCTCTCCCGCTCCACGGTCATTACCCTGATCATCCTGATGCTCTGCGTGGTGCTGACGGGGTATTTCATTCCCCAGCGGTTCCTGACTACGCCGCCGGAGTTGGAGAAGTGGCGGCTCGCCCATCCGGCGTTCGCCACCACGGTGCGGTGGTTCGCCCTGGACCACGTCTACACGTCGCCCTGGTTTGCCCTGCTTCTGCTGCTCTTCTTCGCGTCCCTCTCCCTCTCTACCGTCGAGCAGTTCCGGGCCGCGTACCGGCGGACCTTCTCGCCGGCGGGGGGGGCGGTCCGGGAGTCCCGGTGGCCGCTCCCCGGGCCGAGGTGGAGGCTGCGGTCAGGGGGCTGGGGTATCTTCCGGTCGGTTCCGGCTGTCAGCGCTTCGTCCGTCATCCCTGGGGGTACTGGGGAAATTTTCTGCTTCACCTGGGGATCGCCGTTTCCATCGTGGCATCGCTGA
- a CDS encoding cytochrome c, with protein sequence MKRIATAIAALLAMAAPAMAGHTAAVGQGSCSYCHKTNLITQHGGFAATVCQTCHDSTASFAQAVFATISSGRAGLQYSCSNCHGSASHTEKHPGYIANWSTMNGVQPGAAASWTQPTTFTPVTPATLQSQLCLKCHSSNGFGAAAGGVSGIVGPTGKTLTDQALEFNPANRSAHPVIVSLNNQTGSLAPRALPASALKAPWSNVGNQVMSCSDCHDLTVSGTTGPQGATYTWSLKGANKAWPYTVAGVSSGTYQTTSNNSMSFCWNCHNFTAAGAPHTEGDHNGVACISCHIRVPHGGKVSRLIATATAGLPAYQKPDGKGAGPTNITAFKKASSPNNYSESNCSTNCGEHGAISGAETW encoded by the coding sequence ATGAAGCGCATCGCAACTGCAATCGCCGCGCTCCTCGCCATGGCCGCTCCGGCCATGGCGGGGCACACCGCCGCGGTGGGGCAGGGGAGCTGTTCCTACTGCCATAAAACCAACCTCATCACCCAGCACGGAGGCTTTGCCGCCACCGTCTGCCAGACCTGCCACGACAGCACTGCCAGCTTTGCCCAGGCTGTCTTTGCCACCATCAGCAGCGGCAGGGCCGGCCTGCAGTACAGCTGCTCCAACTGCCACGGCTCCGCCAGCCATACCGAGAAGCATCCCGGCTACATCGCCAACTGGTCCACCATGAATGGGGTTCAGCCCGGCGCCGCCGCGAGCTGGACCCAGCCCACCACCTTCACTCCTGTCACGCCGGCAACCCTGCAGTCCCAGCTCTGTCTCAAGTGCCACTCCTCCAACGGTTTCGGTGCTGCCGCCGGCGGGGTTTCCGGCATCGTCGGCCCCACCGGGAAGACGTTGACCGACCAGGCACTGGAGTTCAACCCGGCCAACCGTTCGGCCCACCCGGTCATCGTCAGCCTCAACAACCAGACCGGTTCCCTGGCGCCGCGGGCCCTGCCGGCTTCGGCCCTGAAGGCACCCTGGAGCAACGTGGGCAATCAGGTCATGTCCTGCTCCGACTGCCACGACCTGACGGTATCCGGCACTACCGGTCCCCAGGGGGCCACCTATACCTGGTCGCTCAAGGGGGCCAACAAGGCATGGCCCTATACCGTGGCCGGCGTCTCCAGCGGGACCTATCAGACGACGAGCAACAACTCCATGTCGTTCTGCTGGAACTGCCACAACTTCACTGCGGCTGGCGCACCCCACACGGAAGGGGACCACAATGGAGTTGCCTGTATTTCGTGTCATATCAGGGTCCCCCACGGCGGCAAGGTCTCCCGCCTGATTGCGACGGCAACCGCCGGCCTTCCGGCATACCAGAAGCCCGACGGCAAAGGGGCGGGGCCGACGAATATCACCGCCTTCAAGAAGGCCTCCTCTCCCAACAACTACAGCGAATCGAACTGCAGCACCAACTGCGGCGAGCACGGCGCCATTTCCGGGGCTGAAACCTGGTAA
- a CDS encoding LuxE/PaaK family acyltransferase codes for MDQFTHRRKELCDRINSFIWSAGGEEQFNDLCLETFRYQYEANEAYRRYCDLKGVAVTDVTSWHDIPAYPSDGFKKSLVVSFPQEKAVMANITGGTTNADLRGIILRDRYGRELVLSSNRKVMGDYLFPEGERMPILVLAPSPKSAPNMGMAIGMAETIKHFGAEGSGFFITRTGMKTRQLLKAMKEFECRGVPVAIIGSTSAFVYLFNALKANGLGFRLPPGSRLVDGGGYRGKFGERTRGDYLRECREMLGVPEPYCVNVLGMAECSTNYVDSTLRDAARGGVEGRRKPDLPWARVVAYDVETCRRPLPEGEVGLLRHFDLANLPTVLAVQTDNLGYRTADGFEIIGRAQLVDGKVSLVPSEKPVGPMGDRKIFSFLDTYMKFSISRQVARLRKEEAFCPCGEIIEEMLEGHRLP; via the coding sequence ATGGACCAGTTCACCCATCGCCGCAAGGAACTCTGCGACCGGATCAATTCGTTCATCTGGTCGGCCGGGGGGGAGGAGCAGTTCAACGACCTCTGCCTGGAGACCTTCCGGTACCAGTACGAGGCCAACGAGGCATACCGCCGGTACTGCGATCTCAAGGGGGTGGCGGTGACCGACGTGACGTCGTGGCACGATATTCCCGCCTATCCGTCGGACGGCTTCAAGAAGTCCCTCGTGGTCTCCTTCCCCCAGGAGAAGGCGGTGATGGCCAACATCACCGGCGGCACCACCAACGCCGACCTGCGGGGGATCATCCTGCGTGACCGGTACGGCCGGGAGTTGGTCCTCTCCTCCAACCGCAAGGTGATGGGGGACTATCTCTTCCCCGAGGGGGAGCGGATGCCGATCCTGGTCCTCGCCCCCTCCCCCAAGAGTGCCCCGAACATGGGGATGGCCATCGGGATGGCCGAAACCATCAAGCATTTCGGCGCCGAGGGGAGCGGCTTTTTCATCACCCGTACCGGGATGAAGACCCGCCAACTCCTGAAGGCGATGAAGGAGTTCGAGTGCCGCGGCGTGCCGGTGGCGATCATCGGCTCCACCTCGGCCTTCGTCTATCTCTTCAACGCGCTGAAAGCCAACGGACTCGGCTTCCGCCTTCCGCCGGGGAGCCGGCTCGTGGACGGGGGAGGGTACCGGGGGAAGTTCGGGGAGCGGACCCGCGGGGATTATCTCCGGGAGTGCCGCGAGATGCTCGGCGTTCCCGAGCCCTACTGCGTGAACGTCCTCGGCATGGCCGAGTGCAGCACCAACTACGTCGACTCCACGCTGCGGGATGCGGCGCGGGGGGGGGTGGAAGGGCGTCGCAAGCCCGATCTCCCCTGGGCGCGGGTCGTGGCCTATGACGTGGAAACCTGCCGCCGCCCCCTTCCCGAGGGGGAGGTGGGGCTTCTGCGGCACTTCGACCTGGCGAACCTCCCCACCGTTCTTGCCGTCCAGACCGACAACCTCGGCTACCGGACCGCCGACGGCTTCGAGATCATCGGCCGCGCCCAGCTCGTCGACGGCAAGGTGTCGCTCGTCCCGTCGGAGAAGCCGGTGGGGCCCATGGGAGACCGGAAGATCTTTTCCTTCCTCGACACCTACATGAAATTTTCCATCAGCCGGCAGGTGGCGCGGCTCAGGAAAGAGGAAGCGTTCTGTCCCTGCGGCGAGATCATCGAGGAGATGCTCGAAGGGCACCGCCTCCCGTGA
- a CDS encoding B12-binding domain-containing radical SAM protein produces MKIKRVALITPPYHSGVVESAGTWLNVGFVYIAGSLRAAGYEVDYYDAMSLWHKWPEIQKRIEAFRPDVVATTAFTASIVDAVKLLAFAKQINPRTVTVLGNVHATFCYEELLKADHAAVDYIVRGEGEVTLPQLCTCLNAGGDPKKVEGLAFWRDGGVVVTPKAPYIHDLDSLPTAWDLVEWPIYTYRAKNNARLAIVSSSRGCKQQCSFCSQQLFWSQSWRARSAENFVAELEMLNRKHGVEVAMLSDEIPTFDRERWVRILDLMIERRVPVKLLMETRVDDILRDADIMERYREGGVEHIYVGVEAGTQETLDLFKKDTQVEQSKQAIDLINDADIVSETSFVLGMPDDTPDSIDQTIELAKHYNPDMAFFLAIAPWPYAELYPELEPYVATKDYRKYNLVEPVIKPKNMTLEELERQLGKASQKFFMHKFQNLDKLSPWKQEFMLSVLDLLVNHSYLAGQMRAMLKEGQEMPPEVKALLQSVSTHKSGGVHPAIAPIP; encoded by the coding sequence ATGAAGATCAAACGCGTCGCCCTCATAACCCCCCCCTATCACTCCGGTGTCGTGGAGTCCGCCGGAACCTGGCTCAATGTCGGCTTCGTCTACATTGCCGGATCGCTGCGGGCGGCGGGGTACGAGGTGGATTACTACGATGCCATGTCGCTCTGGCACAAGTGGCCCGAGATCCAGAAGCGGATCGAGGCGTTCCGCCCCGACGTCGTCGCCACCACCGCCTTTACCGCCTCCATCGTCGATGCGGTGAAGCTCCTCGCCTTCGCCAAGCAGATCAATCCCCGCACCGTCACGGTCCTCGGCAACGTCCACGCCACCTTCTGCTACGAGGAACTCCTGAAGGCGGACCATGCTGCCGTCGATTATATCGTCCGGGGAGAGGGGGAAGTGACGCTTCCCCAACTCTGCACCTGCCTCAATGCCGGTGGCGATCCGAAGAAGGTGGAAGGGCTCGCCTTCTGGCGCGACGGCGGCGTGGTGGTCACTCCCAAGGCTCCCTACATCCACGATCTTGACAGCCTCCCCACCGCCTGGGACCTGGTGGAGTGGCCGATCTACACCTACCGGGCGAAGAACAACGCCCGGCTCGCCATCGTCTCTTCCTCCCGGGGGTGCAAGCAGCAGTGTTCCTTCTGTTCCCAGCAGCTCTTCTGGTCCCAGTCGTGGCGGGCGCGAAGCGCCGAGAACTTCGTGGCCGAACTGGAGATGCTGAACCGGAAGCATGGTGTCGAGGTGGCGATGCTCTCCGACGAGATTCCCACCTTCGACCGGGAGCGGTGGGTGAGGATCCTCGACCTGATGATCGAGCGCCGGGTCCCGGTGAAGCTCCTCATGGAGACCCGCGTCGACGACATTCTTCGCGATGCCGACATCATGGAGCGGTACCGCGAAGGAGGAGTGGAGCATATCTACGTCGGCGTGGAGGCCGGCACCCAGGAAACCCTCGATCTCTTCAAGAAGGATACGCAGGTGGAGCAGTCGAAGCAGGCCATCGACCTGATCAACGACGCCGACATCGTCTCGGAAACCTCCTTCGTCCTCGGCATGCCCGATGATACTCCCGACTCCATCGACCAGACCATCGAGCTGGCCAAGCACTACAACCCCGACATGGCCTTCTTCCTCGCCATCGCCCCCTGGCCCTACGCCGAGCTCTACCCGGAACTGGAGCCCTACGTGGCCACGAAGGATTACCGCAAGTACAATCTGGTGGAGCCGGTGATCAAGCCGAAGAACATGACGCTTGAGGAGCTGGAGCGCCAGCTCGGCAAGGCTTCCCAGAAGTTCTTCATGCACAAGTTCCAGAATCTCGACAAACTCTCCCCCTGGAAACAGGAGTTCATGCTTTCGGTCCTCGACCTTCTCGTCAATCACTCCTATCTTGCCGGGCAGATGCGCGCCATGCTCAAGGAAGGCCAGGAGATGCCGCCGGAGGTGAAGGCGTTGCTCCAGAGCGTCAGCACGCACAAATCCGGGGGAGTACACCCGGCCATCGCCCCTATCCCGTAG